One region of Syntrophobacter fumaroxidans MPOB genomic DNA includes:
- the dsrO gene encoding sulfate reduction electron transfer complex DsrMKJOP subunit DsrO: MESNRRNFLKIGGVCALGLGSLPIVKALAQEKGPAFSSDPRRLVAKRWAMVVDMKKCWEMGKPGCKDCVLACHTVHNVPDIKDEQEEIKWIWPEQFNHAFTGQENEFIPAEMKEKPFLMLCNHCANPPCVRVCPTKATFKSPDGITMMDFHRCIGCRYCMAGCPYGARSFNWQDPRPHIQTELNMSFPTRERGVVEKCNFCTERLEVGLLPACVEACKVGGLIFGDVEDPNSNVRKVLAERFTMRRKPELGTQPNVYYIV; encoded by the coding sequence ATGGAAAGCAACAGAAGGAACTTTCTGAAAATCGGCGGTGTTTGTGCTCTGGGGCTGGGAAGCCTGCCGATTGTCAAAGCGCTCGCCCAGGAAAAGGGGCCCGCATTTTCCTCTGATCCCCGGCGTTTGGTCGCAAAAAGATGGGCCATGGTCGTGGATATGAAGAAATGCTGGGAGATGGGCAAACCGGGCTGCAAGGACTGCGTGCTTGCCTGCCACACGGTGCACAATGTCCCCGATATCAAGGACGAGCAGGAAGAAATCAAGTGGATTTGGCCCGAGCAGTTCAACCACGCCTTCACCGGCCAGGAAAACGAATTCATCCCGGCTGAAATGAAGGAAAAGCCCTTCCTGATGCTTTGCAACCACTGCGCCAATCCCCCTTGTGTGAGGGTCTGCCCCACCAAGGCCACCTTCAAGTCCCCGGACGGGATCACCATGATGGACTTTCACCGGTGCATCGGCTGCCGCTACTGCATGGCCGGCTGCCCGTATGGGGCCAGAAGTTTCAACTGGCAGGATCCGCGTCCGCACATCCAGACGGAGCTCAACATGAGTTTCCCGACCAGAGAACGCGGCGTGGTCGAGAAGTGCAATTTCTGCACGGAACGACTCGAAGTCGGCCTGCTTCCGGCTTGTGTCGAAGCCTGCAAAGTTGGAGGCTTGATCTTCGGGGACGTCGAGGACCCGAATTCCAACGTGCGGAAGGTTCTCGCGGAGCGATTCACCATGAGGCGGAAACCCGAACTCGGGACTCAGCCCAACGTTTATTACATAGTATGA
- the dsrJ gene encoding sulfate reduction electron transfer complex DsrMKJOP subunit DsrJ: protein MKMYNAKPILAGLIIFVCMATFPLWYNMGKAAPPPQPKIDTVVIERMPEKKCLLSKEEMRPQHMQILNDWRTQVVRNGIRVYTAPDGKQYTMSLQNECMRCHSNKTQFCDQCHTYAGLELNATPYCWTCHIAPKENK, encoded by the coding sequence ATGAAGATGTATAACGCAAAACCGATACTCGCCGGGCTGATCATCTTTGTCTGCATGGCGACTTTCCCGCTGTGGTACAACATGGGCAAAGCCGCTCCGCCGCCGCAACCCAAGATCGACACCGTGGTCATCGAGCGCATGCCGGAGAAGAAGTGCCTTCTGTCCAAAGAAGAAATGCGCCCCCAGCACATGCAGATACTCAACGACTGGAGAACCCAGGTCGTCCGCAACGGGATCAGGGTCTACACCGCGCCCGACGGAAAGCAGTACACCATGAGTCTTCAGAACGAATGCATGAGATGCCATTCGAACAAGACTCAATTCTGTGACCAATGCCATACGTACGCGGGATTGGAGCTGAATGCAACGCCCTACTGCTGGACTTGTCATATTGCCCCGAAGGAGAACAAGTGA